The following proteins are encoded in a genomic region of Takifugu flavidus isolate HTHZ2018 chromosome 3, ASM371156v2, whole genome shotgun sequence:
- the chst10 gene encoding carbohydrate sulfotransferase 10 isoform X1, translating to MRTAMRHHWLLLGACGWVLLILMFASKFISFRAIDDYGDKLGAHSWTVPGPNGAKSAPVSSPKHLKLGPGPSDQLPTIPPDLDWHSVAEERINLLSTACKNSTLGNLTHISISKFVLDRIFVCDKHKILFCQTPKVGNTQWKKVLIVLNGAFSSVEEIPENLVHDHEKNGLPRLSSLPPREITHRLSTYFKFLIVRDPFERLISAFKDKFVKNPRFEPWYKHDIAPAIIRKYRKSHRYSDTTASGLHFEDFVRYLGDVDGRRRVDRQFGEHIIHWVTYAELCAPCEIHYSVIGHHETLEQDAPYILKAAGIEQVVSYPAIPPGITRYNRTKVESYFSGISKRDIRRLYTRYQGDFYLFGYPSPDFLMN from the exons ATGCGCACAGCGATGCGGCACCACTGGCTGCTCCTCGGGGCTTGTGGCTGGGTGTTGCTCATCCTGATGTTCGCCAGCAAGTTCATCAGCTTCAGAGCTATAGATG ATTATGGAGATAAGCTTGGTGCTCATAGTTGGACCGTGCCAGGCCCAAACGGGGCTAAATCCGCACCTGTTTCAAGCCCCAAACATTTGAAATTAGGTCCAGGCCCATCTGATCAG CTTCCAACGATACCCCCGGATTTAGACTGGCATTCGGTTGCAGAGGAGAGGATTAATTTGCTCTCTACGGCATGTAAAAACAGTACCCTTGGGAATCTGACGCACATCTCCATCAGTAAGTTTGTCCTGGACCGCATCTTTGTCTGTGACAAACACAAGATCTTGTTCTGCCAGACCCCTAAAGTGGGCAACACGCAGTGGAAGAAGGTCCTGATTGTGCTCAACG GTGCGTTCTCCAGTGTAGAAGAGATCCCAGAAAACCTGGTGCACGACCATGAGAAGAACGGCCTGCCTCGCCTCTCATCGCTGCCACCCCGGGAAATCACCCACAG ATTGAGCACTTATTTTAAGTTCCTCATCGTCAGAGACCCTTTTGAGCGCCTGATTTCCGCATTCAAGGACAAGTTTGTGAAAAACCCTCGCTTCGAGCCGTGGTACAAGCACGACATCGCTCCCGCCATCATCCGCAAGTACCGCAAGAGCCACCGCTACAGTGACACAACCGCTTCCGGCCTTCACTTTGAGGACTTTGTCCGTTACCTGGGCGACGTGGACGGCCGTCGCAGAGTTGACCGGCAGTTCGGGGAGCACATCATCCATTGGGTGACGTACGCAGAACTGTGCGCGCCGTGTGAGATACACTACAGCGTGATAGGTCACCACGAGACTCTGGAACAGGACGCTCCGTACATCCTGAAAGCAGCAGGTATCGAGCAGGTGGTGTCCTATCCGGCCATTCCTCCTGGCATCACCCGCTACAACAGGACAAAGGTGGAAAGCTACTTCTCAGGCATCAGCAAGCGCGACATCAGGCGGCTCTACACTCGTTACCAGGGCGACTTTTACCTATTTGGTTACCCAAGCCCAGACTTCTTAATGAATTAA
- the chst10 gene encoding carbohydrate sulfotransferase 10 isoform X2: protein MRTAMRHHWLLLGACGWVLLILMFASKFISFRAIDDYGDKLGAHSWTVPGPNGAKSAPVSSPKHLKLGPGPSDQLPTIPPDLDWHSVAEERINLLSTACKNSTLGNLTHISISAFSSVEEIPENLVHDHEKNGLPRLSSLPPREITHRLSTYFKFLIVRDPFERLISAFKDKFVKNPRFEPWYKHDIAPAIIRKYRKSHRYSDTTASGLHFEDFVRYLGDVDGRRRVDRQFGEHIIHWVTYAELCAPCEIHYSVIGHHETLEQDAPYILKAAGIEQVVSYPAIPPGITRYNRTKVESYFSGISKRDIRRLYTRYQGDFYLFGYPSPDFLMN from the exons ATGCGCACAGCGATGCGGCACCACTGGCTGCTCCTCGGGGCTTGTGGCTGGGTGTTGCTCATCCTGATGTTCGCCAGCAAGTTCATCAGCTTCAGAGCTATAGATG ATTATGGAGATAAGCTTGGTGCTCATAGTTGGACCGTGCCAGGCCCAAACGGGGCTAAATCCGCACCTGTTTCAAGCCCCAAACATTTGAAATTAGGTCCAGGCCCATCTGATCAG CTTCCAACGATACCCCCGGATTTAGACTGGCATTCGGTTGCAGAGGAGAGGATTAATTTGCTCTCTACGGCATGTAAAAACAGTACCCTTGGGAATCTGACGCACATCTCCATCA GTGCGTTCTCCAGTGTAGAAGAGATCCCAGAAAACCTGGTGCACGACCATGAGAAGAACGGCCTGCCTCGCCTCTCATCGCTGCCACCCCGGGAAATCACCCACAG ATTGAGCACTTATTTTAAGTTCCTCATCGTCAGAGACCCTTTTGAGCGCCTGATTTCCGCATTCAAGGACAAGTTTGTGAAAAACCCTCGCTTCGAGCCGTGGTACAAGCACGACATCGCTCCCGCCATCATCCGCAAGTACCGCAAGAGCCACCGCTACAGTGACACAACCGCTTCCGGCCTTCACTTTGAGGACTTTGTCCGTTACCTGGGCGACGTGGACGGCCGTCGCAGAGTTGACCGGCAGTTCGGGGAGCACATCATCCATTGGGTGACGTACGCAGAACTGTGCGCGCCGTGTGAGATACACTACAGCGTGATAGGTCACCACGAGACTCTGGAACAGGACGCTCCGTACATCCTGAAAGCAGCAGGTATCGAGCAGGTGGTGTCCTATCCGGCCATTCCTCCTGGCATCACCCGCTACAACAGGACAAAGGTGGAAAGCTACTTCTCAGGCATCAGCAAGCGCGACATCAGGCGGCTCTACACTCGTTACCAGGGCGACTTTTACCTATTTGGTTACCCAAGCCCAGACTTCTTAATGAATTAA